A region of Candidatus Roizmanbacteria bacterium DNA encodes the following proteins:
- a CDS encoding glycosyltransferase family 4 protein yields the protein MRVLYTYMFPLWGNGSGAWLRRLTNQLVKIQGKNFEAAIVAPDKHDLPQAKVYHLKPPQMGVFVGNPELPGVKKYADFTPMELIELLNYYLLETAKAIEDFKPDVIHVFHTAFLPHIARNLANFYKIPFILTTHGSDLYYFKEDTRWKSLMQSASQKATFITANSDFTKEWYLKLFGQEFDQKTKVIPSGIDNNVDFDRDVSWIDKKYKFKRKHMVLFTGRLTEHKGVEYLIMAAEKIDAEIVIAGDGPERPYLEKLVKEHKLDNVHIVGYLSPNKGDKIEDFYLRADVYVAPSVWKEPLGLVLLEAMVYKTPVIVTQSGGVKTIVEDDVTGYLVYAKRSDMIAKRVNMLLEDDEKRKQMGENAYKRVLEKFNWDKIAGKFYNLYERTITLTQQPPAKS from the coding sequence ATGCGTGTTTTATATACATACATGTTTCCGCTTTGGGGCAACGGTTCCGGAGCCTGGCTGCGGAGACTTACAAACCAGCTTGTTAAAATTCAGGGAAAGAATTTTGAAGCCGCGATTGTAGCTCCCGATAAACATGACCTTCCTCAGGCCAAAGTCTATCACCTCAAACCTCCTCAAATGGGAGTCTTCGTCGGAAATCCCGAACTACCCGGAGTCAAGAAATACGCAGACTTCACCCCGATGGAACTCATCGAGCTCCTGAATTATTATCTTCTGGAGACTGCAAAAGCGATTGAAGATTTTAAGCCTGATGTGATCCATGTTTTTCACACTGCATTCCTCCCTCACATTGCCCGAAACCTTGCAAACTTCTATAAGATTCCTTTTATCTTGACCACCCACGGAAGTGATTTGTACTACTTCAAGGAGGATACACGCTGGAAATCACTTATGCAGTCAGCTTCTCAAAAAGCAACATTCATTACGGCTAACAGTGACTTTACGAAAGAATGGTATCTCAAATTGTTCGGTCAGGAATTTGATCAGAAAACGAAAGTCATACCTTCGGGCATTGATAACAATGTAGATTTCGACCGGGATGTCTCCTGGATTGACAAGAAATATAAATTCAAGCGCAAACATATGGTGCTCTTCACCGGGAGATTGACTGAGCACAAAGGTGTCGAGTACCTGATCATGGCAGCCGAAAAAATAGATGCTGAGATAGTAATTGCCGGTGACGGCCCTGAGAGACCATATCTGGAAAAACTGGTAAAAGAACACAAGCTTGATAATGTACATATTGTCGGGTATCTTTCACCGAATAAAGGTGATAAGATCGAAGATTTTTATCTGCGAGCCGATGTCTACGTCGCACCTTCCGTCTGGAAAGAACCTCTTGGACTTGTTCTTCTTGAAGCAATGGTATACAAGACACCTGTGATCGTCACTCAAAGCGGCGGTGTAAAAACAATCGTGGAAGATGACGTAACCGGATATCTGGTCTATGCAAAAAGATCCGACATGATCGCAAAACGGGTCAACATGCTGCTGGAAGACGACGAAAAAAGAAAGCAAATGGGTGAAAATGCATACAAACGCGTATTGGAAAAATTTAATTGGGATAAAATTGCCGGAAAATTTTACAATCTGTACGAACGGACGATCACACTTACTCAACAGCCGCCTGCAAAATCCTGA
- a CDS encoding glycosyltransferase family 4 protein: MKILIVSLLKRPVTPTIPASRPRVIYDLVSGLIRKGHDVTILGTGDSDVPGARIIPVVSKALSELPPFENTFYAHTAMLTLLADKLREIGNDFDIIHNHTYPEFLPLLIAKDVQKPIVTTIHGQVFPEFDQAFSLFDNQSHLISISEAHKKLFKHTVIYDVVHNGIDTDLYAYQEKKDDYLLWLGRLSAAKDADGRYQDPKGIRWAIELAEKTNSRLLLSGNVEDMKFYKQDVEPHLSDRIKWIGPVSNELSLSKPEVVKLMQNAKAFLMTINWYEPFGLVMAESMSCGTPVIGFDRGSVSEVIENGKTGFVVNPDDGIQGLVKAYERLSEISPADCRSRVEKHFSLQSMVEGYEQVYKKILAK; encoded by the coding sequence ATGAAAATTCTGATCGTATCTCTTCTCAAACGTCCGGTTACACCAACTATCCCCGCTTCCCGACCCCGAGTGATATACGATCTGGTGAGCGGTCTTATCAGAAAAGGACATGATGTTACGATTTTAGGAACGGGAGACAGTGATGTTCCGGGTGCCCGTATTATCCCTGTCGTTTCGAAAGCGTTGAGCGAACTTCCGCCTTTTGAAAACACCTTTTATGCTCATACTGCCATGCTTACCCTTCTTGCAGATAAGCTGCGGGAGATCGGCAATGACTTTGATATTATTCACAATCATACCTATCCGGAATTCCTCCCGCTTCTTATTGCAAAAGATGTCCAAAAGCCAATCGTCACGACCATCCACGGACAGGTATTTCCAGAGTTTGATCAGGCGTTCAGTCTTTTTGATAACCAGTCACATCTTATTTCCATTTCTGAAGCACATAAAAAATTGTTTAAGCACACCGTTATTTATGATGTAGTACACAACGGTATTGATACTGATCTGTATGCATATCAGGAGAAAAAGGATGACTATCTTTTGTGGTTAGGGAGACTTTCAGCCGCTAAAGATGCAGACGGAAGATATCAGGATCCTAAAGGCATACGTTGGGCTATTGAGCTTGCAGAAAAAACAAACAGCAGACTGCTGCTTTCAGGAAACGTTGAGGACATGAAGTTTTATAAGCAGGATGTCGAACCTCATCTTTCAGATAGAATCAAATGGATCGGGCCCGTCAGCAACGAACTCTCGCTTTCAAAGCCTGAGGTCGTCAAACTGATGCAGAATGCAAAAGCATTCCTGATGACCATCAACTGGTATGAGCCGTTCGGACTGGTAATGGCCGAATCAATGTCATGCGGCACTCCTGTCATCGGCTTTGACCGCGGGTCAGTATCCGAAGTGATCGAAAACGGCAAAACCGGATTTGTCGTCAACCCCGATGATGGCATTCAGGGCTTAGTAAAGGCTTACGAAAGACTTTCTGAAATCAGTCCTGCAGACTGCCGATCCCGTGTAGAAAAACATTTCTCGCTGCAATCCATGGTCGAAGGTTACGAACAGGTCTATAAAAAAATTCTTGCGAAATAA
- a CDS encoding DUF4931 domain-containing protein, with product MSKYVPDVSSRRWVIISSNRINKPENYDDDPSNDTDGCPFCEGNEMMTPKEVFRIGKGKSGEKGWDVRVIENKYPITDFHEVIIHSPQETDLHKLPKEHIAKVFDAYRERYNYYCKQGQVIIFCNQGEHAGASIGHPHSQLVVLANQINLSALCKEPLKNIVKENTYFDVYCPDFSQWPYEVWITPKKEDTIFGSITDEEITDLVDIYQDIMEKLEKIYDKKNKTGKGFSYNFYIYPKENWYLRIIPRMIYRAGFELGTGLSVNITDPEDVAKELRDKEPIVTEAKKPEQTAKDGTPEENSSAPVKTKEEQIEDLKAKLAALGID from the coding sequence ATGTCAAAATACGTACCCGATGTCTCATCCAGAAGATGGGTCATCATCTCTTCAAACCGCATAAACAAACCGGAAAATTATGATGATGATCCTTCAAACGATACTGACGGTTGTCCTTTTTGTGAAGGAAATGAAATGATGACACCGAAAGAGGTTTTTCGAATCGGAAAAGGCAAATCAGGTGAAAAGGGATGGGATGTAAGGGTCATCGAAAACAAGTATCCCATAACTGATTTTCATGAGGTCATCATACATTCACCGCAGGAAACGGATCTTCATAAACTGCCGAAGGAACATATTGCCAAGGTATTTGATGCGTATCGTGAACGGTACAATTATTATTGCAAGCAGGGTCAGGTCATCATTTTCTGCAACCAGGGTGAGCACGCAGGTGCTTCCATCGGACACCCTCATTCACAGCTGGTAGTTTTAGCGAATCAGATCAATCTCTCAGCTCTCTGCAAAGAACCGCTTAAAAATATTGTCAAAGAAAACACGTACTTTGATGTGTACTGTCCTGATTTTTCGCAGTGGCCTTATGAAGTCTGGATCACTCCGAAAAAGGAAGATACCATTTTCGGGAGTATCACCGATGAAGAAATCACAGATCTTGTCGATATCTATCAGGATATTATGGAGAAGCTGGAAAAAATTTATGATAAAAAAAATAAAACAGGCAAAGGTTTCAGCTACAATTTTTACATTTATCCGAAAGAAAACTGGTATCTTCGTATCATTCCCCGAATGATTTATCGTGCCGGATTCGAACTGGGTACGGGGCTCTCTGTCAATATTACTGATCCGGAAGATGTCGCAAAAGAACTCAGGGACAAAGAACCGATAGTAACCGAAGCGAAGAAACCGGAGCAGACGGCCAAAGACGGTACTCCTGAAGAAAATTCATCAGCACCGGTCAAGACTAAAGAGGAGCAAATTGAAGATTTGAAAGCAAAATTGGCCGCGTTAGGCATAGATTAA
- a CDS encoding aminoacyl-tRNA hydrolase has protein sequence MLILMGLGNPGEKYVHNRHNVGFMFTDWLLDKVTASPTVFAFDKYSDADIAKVQQDSSSNLPAILAKPRTYMNRSGFTANKLLTSYDLQPTSLFVAHDDLDIKLGEFKIQQGKGPKIHNGLSSIESSLRFKDFWRIRIGIDNRDPERRTPGEPYVLQNFTSEEKKTVTEIFPIIFQKLQQVFEAQEQS, from the coding sequence ATGTTAATCCTTATGGGTCTGGGAAATCCGGGTGAAAAATATGTGCATAACCGCCACAATGTCGGCTTTATGTTTACTGACTGGCTGCTTGATAAAGTTACTGCTTCGCCTACCGTCTTTGCATTTGATAAATATTCCGATGCTGATATTGCAAAGGTCCAACAGGACAGCTCTTCCAATCTTCCCGCAATCCTTGCCAAACCCAGGACCTACATGAACCGGTCAGGATTTACCGCAAACAAACTGCTTACCAGCTACGATCTACAGCCTACATCGTTATTCGTCGCCCATGATGATCTGGATATCAAACTGGGTGAATTCAAGATCCAGCAGGGAAAAGGACCCAAAATTCATAACGGACTTTCCTCCATTGAAAGCTCTCTTCGTTTCAAAGACTTCTGGAGAATACGAATAGGCATTGATAATCGGGATCCTGAGCGCAGAACCCCCGGAGAACCATACGTTCTGCAGAATTTTACCTCTGAAGAAAAGAAAACAGTGACCGAAATTTTTCCCATAATCTTTCAAAAACTACAACAAGTATTTGAGGCTCAGGAACAATCTTAA
- a CDS encoding helix-turn-helix domain-containing protein has protein sequence MSDKTKNKPSVTLDNLPDLLTIKEVSELLRVSPLTIKRWGKKGKLPAIRINSRGDRRYKKEVILRLLGEQEMEE, from the coding sequence ATGTCAGATAAAACCAAAAACAAACCTTCTGTAACACTTGATAACTTACCGGATCTTTTGACTATAAAAGAGGTCTCCGAACTCTTGCGTGTCTCCCCTCTCACAATCAAGCGATGGGGAAAGAAAGGGAAGCTTCCTGCAATCCGCATCAACTCACGCGGTGACCGCAGATACAAAAAAGAAGTGATTCTCCGACTTCTGGGAGAACAGGAAATGGAAGAGTAA
- a CDS encoding YdcF family protein, whose amino-acid sequence MSDTNAEFQPPAVISPAKELLSPSVDSLSEYLKDPEVKALPRKPGILLLFGQGPVLNNETRDKANTVTTGDTTADINYWSKEIAAATKALYAAGEGTKIVVMGGKTGGNEYPSEAEFIREYITSDPRSEIPQTDVLAEDQSTNTLENLINVCNQYLDSPDHPELKDLPVHVVGSDYHIGRIQLLMELFDIPFKHAFSAESVSRFVAQRYGDTKKLNELDNRLNINTRIDDHIAEAHGGKDQSISVKEPPDYFDKQKGDDTTEKKPTLTRLLEEDLWTRFLLSEPAYWVGTLAGISADGRLQRVLDNISEIMPGWSEKVGVDLTGDLQTIKSQLKQVDRTKVRGLKNLDERPDFYHEHIRSGYPTEIADRLETFLQKRSQKRQLESDSQS is encoded by the coding sequence ATGTCCGATACAAATGCAGAGTTCCAACCGCCTGCCGTCATTTCTCCTGCAAAAGAGCTGTTATCCCCTTCTGTTGATAGTCTCAGTGAATATCTGAAAGATCCTGAAGTGAAAGCCTTACCGAGAAAACCGGGTATTCTCCTGTTGTTCGGTCAGGGTCCGGTCCTCAACAATGAGACCAGGGATAAAGCAAATACCGTGACAACCGGTGATACGACCGCCGATATCAACTATTGGTCAAAAGAAATTGCTGCAGCCACTAAAGCGCTTTATGCTGCCGGAGAAGGAACGAAAATTGTGGTTATGGGCGGTAAAACCGGTGGCAATGAATATCCTTCCGAAGCCGAATTCATCCGTGAATATATCACATCCGATCCCCGCTCTGAGATTCCTCAAACAGATGTTCTGGCTGAAGATCAATCCACAAATACTCTGGAAAATTTGATAAATGTCTGTAATCAATATCTTGATTCTCCTGATCATCCTGAACTGAAAGATCTTCCTGTTCATGTCGTAGGATCAGATTATCATATCGGGAGAATTCAGCTTCTGATGGAGCTTTTTGACATTCCGTTCAAACATGCATTTTCTGCTGAATCCGTGAGTCGATTTGTCGCTCAGAGATACGGAGACACAAAGAAATTGAATGAACTTGATAACAGACTGAATATTAACACCCGGATTGATGATCATATAGCAGAAGCACATGGCGGGAAAGACCAGAGTATATCGGTCAAAGAACCGCCTGATTATTTTGATAAACAAAAAGGGGATGACACCACAGAAAAGAAACCCACACTTACCCGGTTGCTCGAGGAAGATTTATGGACACGATTTTTACTGAGTGAACCTGCATACTGGGTTGGTACACTTGCCGGCATTTCCGCAGACGGGCGTCTTCAGAGAGTACTTGACAACATATCTGAAATTATGCCGGGATGGAGTGAAAAGGTTGGAGTTGATCTGACCGGAGATCTTCAAACGATAAAATCTCAATTAAAACAAGTTGACAGAACAAAAGTCCGCGGCCTAAAAAATCTGGATGAAAGACCTGATTTCTATCATGAGCATATCAGAAGCGGCTATCCTACAGAAATCGCAGATCGACTTGAAACCTTTTTACAGAAGAGAAGTCAAAAGAGACAACTTGAATCCGACTCCCAGTCCTAA